The Larus michahellis chromosome 2, bLarMic1.1, whole genome shotgun sequence genome window below encodes:
- the EFHB gene encoding LOW QUALITY PROTEIN: EF-hand domain-containing family member B (The sequence of the model RefSeq protein was modified relative to this genomic sequence to represent the inferred CDS: substituted 1 base at 1 genomic stop codon): MAEQLRPVYEGKFTDRFPELSAAGKLLPTGETAASCLTEVSPRPITPTTVRKFRNTTNPPPGVERIFYGRADDPDIAVHLTHGIESRSSLSAASLINPIPETVFQQNVQNKKEAIYFSNRQAPLGRSRDQSSMLPEGLNIINTTFGTKVIQDASAGELINPPKTFEEVDKDSREGHDLYIVSHNDYYVGEAIDRKYDSPNFSKSFVYGIETPHFKDGRSVSQSLNWLCDLESKRAAKIVSKRSDEFKEKFQPQLGKVLDPIAETMNVPPGHTFGMLLRPDEYGVGDLLHCQVPCEFLRGKDRERAILAAVRQSLKKANYENFDMLLEAFRHYDKNGDGMIDKDDLRKSCFQLNLNLDDELLDSLFDYCDLDKDGQINYLEFAKFLNWKDKMAVKEFEEKIITKGRXLNTGKLSEDTKINDEPLLKQEDLVLKEPGSSEKTPKTLTRSRDCVFANYQTSSSQYNAVVGGLPTTYYPVCGVPTIRSDIPAPRIRRISDRTNYGDEGNAYALLFPSVFSQKGVYERDFFETRPKAEIAQILRNIGVNISDERFEEIWKEACSKHQKEEVCVESIRSVLDEIHGSHTKTSC; the protein is encoded by the exons CCCATTACTCCAACTACCGTGCGAAAGTTTCGAAATACAACAAATCCACCTCCTGGTGTTGAAAGAATATTCTACGGCAGAGCAGATGATCCTGACATTGCAGTTCACTTAACCCATGGCATAGAGTCACGTTCTTCTCTCAGT GCAGCTTCATTGATAAATCCAATTCCTGAAACTGTTTTTCAACAAAAcgtacaaaacaaaaaagaagcaatcTACTTTAGTAATCGTCAAGCACCCTTGGGCAGATCACGTGATCAATCTTCTATGTTACCTGAGGGCTTGAATATAATTAATACTACATTTGGAACAAAAGTCATTCAAG ATGCATCAGCTGGAGAGCTCATAAATCCACCAAAAACATTTGAGGAAGTGGATAAAGACTCCAGAGAAGGACACGATCTGTACATCGTGTCACACAATGATTATTATGTGG GGGAAGCAATAGATAGGAAGTATGACTCGCCAAACTTCAGCAAGTCTTTTGTTTATGGAATAGAAACCCCTCACTTTAAAGATGGGCGAAGTGTATCCCAATCCTTAAATTGGCTCTGTGATCTGGAATC GAAGAGAGCAGCAAAAATTGTATCAAAGCGAAGTGATGAATTCAAGGAAAAATTTCAACCTCAGCTTGGAAAAGTCCTTGATCC TATAGCAGAAACTATGAATGTTCCCCCAGGCCATACATTTGGCATGTTACTGCGTCCAGATGAATATG GAGTTGGTGATCTTCTTCACTGCCAGGTTCCATGTGAGTTCCTCCGTGGTAAAGACCGAGAGAGAGCTATCTTGGCTGCAGTTCGGCAAAGTTTGAAGAAAGCTAACTATGAGAATTTTGACATGTTACTAGAAGCATTCAGGCATTATGATAAG aATGGTGATGGAATGATAGACAAGGATGACCTGCGAAAGTCCTGTTTTCAGCTTAATCTGAATCTAGATGATGAACTCCTGGATTCCTTGTTTGACTATTGTGATTTGGATAAAGATGGTCAGATTAATTATCTGGAGTTTGCAAAATTTCTCAACTGGAAAGACAAAATGGCTGTtaaagaatttgaagaaaaaataattacaaaaggTAGATAGCTTAATACTGGGAAATT GTCTGAAGACACAAAGATAAATGATGAGCCACTGCTGAAGCAGGAAGATCTTGTGTTAAAAGAACCGGGAAGCTCAGAAAAGACACCAAAAACACTTACAAGATCAAGAGATTGTGTATTTGCAAATTATCAAACATCTTCTTCTCAGTACAATGCTGTAGTAGGTGGTCTCCCAACAACCT ATTATCCAGTGTGTGGTGTTCCAACTATTCGTTCAGATATTCCTGCTCCTCGAATTCGCCGCATCAGTGACAGAACTAATTATGGTGATGAGGGCAATGCTTATGCATTGTTGTTCCCTTCTGTCTTCAGTCAAAAGGGAGTGTATGAAAGAGACTTTTTTGAAACAAGACCAAAGGCAGAG ATTGCACAAATTCTCCGCAACATTGGTGTGAACATTTCAGATGAAAGGTTTGAAGAGATATGGAAGGAAGCCTGTTCAAAACATCAGAAAGAAGAGGTTTGTGTGGAAAGCATCAGGAGTGTACTGGATGAGATACATGGATCACACACCAAAACCAGTTGCTAA